The sequence below is a genomic window from Sparus aurata chromosome 6, fSpaAur1.1, whole genome shotgun sequence.
ACGACTACATGACTACACAGTCCTCCTGTTTATCTTTCACTTTAATTTaacccttcaaaacaaaaacttgtaTTTTACCAACTTAAATAATCTAACTATGaatattatttatgtttttgcttAATCTTTCACTTCACGGTTTCGGGGCTCCACACAGCTGTGAACAGAGGTGACGGAAGCAGGTGGGTCTCAAgagtttattttcagttttgaaAGTAACATATGATCAATAATCTACTGTAACAACAGAGTATGAGTGAGTACTGACAGAGTAATAACATCACCAGGTCCATCGGGTTAGTAGCACATACATTTGTTAGTAAGAATATTATTGTATGCGTTAATATTGCAGATAAAGGTGCATTCCCCTCAATAAAGTTTCATCACATTCCGGCAGCTTCATAGCAAAGTCACATCACGTTTAGTCTGTTCAAGAACGTATTAACAGGCGACTGCTGAAAAGTGTTACACTGAAAATAGAGGAACGAAACTTGGATTTAGTAATGAACACCTGAAGATAAACAATAAGCAACAAGGATATGATGAAATGCAGAATAAACTGATAtatctatgtatttagaaacATACTGTGTGTACTGCGTTTACACATGAACATAGAAACTATAAACCTGAAGTGGTTTCGTCCTGTTTGTCACAGATGAGCTGGTTGTATTCAAGGCAGAGGTGCAGCGCAATCTGTAAAACACCTGAGGCAAACACAGAGCGCCCTCTACAGGAGCTCTGCTGTACTGCAGGAGGGCGGTTTAAAGGGACGGGTTGTATATTTTTGTCCTGATGTGATCTCAAACAGAAGAAACGACTCTTCCAAAGTTTCCTTCGGTCCCAAAAAGGACGTTTCAGACGTTTCTGGACTCTCAACCTCACACATGATCAATGCAGCCAACTGAACTTTAAAGACGTCAGAGAAATTAGAAGAAATCACTCGACCTCAGCAGGTCTCTGATTCCTCCACATTTCAGTGACTTTGACCAGATTAATAATCAACTTCTTAAATCAATCTTCCTCAAAACTTCCAATGtgttacaaaaaaatgtaatgtttagGCCTCAAAGAGCTTTGGAAGACTTTAGCTGAggcttaaaaatgtatttaagctCATTGACTCATTCACCAATTCTGTGACTAACATTCTTGAGACCAGAAGAGCCGTtcattctttcttccttccttccttctacCCAGAATGCCTTACAGACTGTTTGCTGTCACAGTGAAACACAGTTAGAGAGGATTTAATTACACCCATTAAAGTCTGTAGGACAGGAAATAGGAAACACTTAGAGTTTAGCAAGTATGGACGATAAGatgtattataacaaagtgatGATATCATttctttgttaaaaaaacagaggtataTGAAGCATTAAGGAATTGTCTTTCGACACTGTGGTGAGGAGGCTTGTTTGTCGTCATGGTGCAGCTGAATGTGACAAACATCAGGCGGATTATGTAACCCTGCTCGTTTTGAGCAGAAAACACTTAGAGATACGTTtctacactgacatatatataaGGCTATTGTGGTTATTGTTTCATTCTGCCTGTCCTGTAAGATTTCATTAAACTGTACAACAACAAAACTACAGGCCCGAGTCACACTAGAGTCAAAAAGAGCAAGAATCTTTGAATAAATCTATTAAATTTATTGAAATAACTGTGATTGGTGGATTCAGTCAGTGGCGAATAAAATGTTTTACGCGTCAAATTCAACCTTTGACATTAGCGTACTGACCTCTGATGGAACGGAGAGCTGTAAAGTTCTATATAGCTATGTCTATATATCTGacaattattttcacaattaattgattaatcgtcCGTCAAAAAATCTTATCTTAGTGGTGTCTacaaattgttttaatttgagagGCTGGAACCTGCAAATGTTCaatatttttgcttgaaaaatggctgaaacaattaatcaattatcaaactGGTTACAGATTAATATTCTTTCAAATCATTACAACTGTAGTTACAAACGTAGAAAAGCCATTGGAGCAAATATGCTAATATGCTTCTTAAATAAACTAcgcaaaaactgttttgttagCGACAGAGCTAACTAGCTTGCTAATTAACTGTTAGCTGACAGATGGCTAATAGCCGGCTACCAAGGTTCAGTAGCTCTTTATGGAGTGAAGTGATGTATGATCCTGAGAACATAATGTCGGAGGGGAAAAATGGAAAGAAGCTGAGAGACTAgcatgttagctgttagctcgcCAGCTAGGATAGTTCACTTACTGTTAGatctgttagcagttagcaggtTGGCTTCTAGACCCAAATATTTAATGAAGACATGCATGCATATCATTTTAAACTTTCAGATGTGGCTGGGCCTATAGTTTAAAATCATCGCCTCTTTTGTTCCTGTAAGCCTTCGTCTGCTTGTGGTTAAACCTCTGGTCCCTGCTGGAAAAATCAGGATAGACCAGCACCAagacacaacatatgctggtctagCTGGTGACCAGtatggtgctggtctatgctggtttttccagcaggggtATTAGCATTTTAAACACTGAAGTGGTTTCTACCTTCAGTACTAGGCTAAACCACACAGAAGAACAGAACACAGGTAGAAACCCGGTGAACAGGGTTGTTACTCTTTTCCCTCACATctgattacacacacaaaatattatCCAGCACATATCAAATATCAACctcggataaaaaaaaaaaccctgttatTCATGACAAGTTACAGCTGAAACTGAGGTCAGATACCAGGAGGACTCGCTCCTGGTTGTTCCTGAAACAGCAATATTTTGGACTTTCGGATGCTTCCATGCAATATTGAGGACATTAAATGGCACATACTGGCTCTGGATATAAGTAAACGGTTCAGTAAAATCGTAAGAGACAAATATCTTTGGTAAGTGGTCATGGCATCAGAGACATGGTGGTCTGAAGAGGTCATCACACTGAGACTATAATGGACTCTGAGGAGGGAGACAGCAGGTTGGTTTAACCTTAGAATATTTTTTCCTTTATATAAAAGGATAAAGTCCAAATGGGGATATCAACAATTCAGTCGTTGACTGTTGATGTCCAACATTATAATCAAGATATAATTTAATTCTTGAAATGAAGGATAAATTCAATCAAAGTGACTCCAGTTAAGGTAAATTATTTTCTCTAATTAGGACAGCTGCTGGAGCATCACAGAGTCCTGACAGGATGTCAGTCTGAACTGAGGAGACAGTTCTGTAAAcataaagacaaacagaaaaaacacagtcGCTCCAGCATCGTTACGTTAGAGTGGAGCATTTTGTGTTAATTAATAATTTGTGAACACTGAACTGATCTGAAGTCTGATTGGCTACAAAACATCTTCCCGTTGGAGCATTTTTGTGTCTGACAGGAGGAGATagtatttaaaaagaaacaatattgACGCTAACAGTTTGGGACAGTTGAGttcaggtgtatgtgtgtgtgtgtgtgtgtgtgtgtgtgtgtgtctacatgatGACACAGCAGCAGGTTGCAGGGTAATCGTCGGCGCTGACTTGATTCTCGTTGCCGAAGACGTAGTAGACATGAGAGTTGCTCTTCCACTTGTAGTTCACCTTAGTGATGGGGATCAACTCGACTCTCTGCCTCTGGGAGGAAGAGATATGGCGatgttaaagaaatgttttcagcCTTTTGGCAGATACACAATGCTGCAATGTGAAGTCGACCTACTTGCTGCAGGATCCTGGAGTTCTGGGCGTACTTGCTTTGGTGCTCCCTGACCAGACGCTCTGAGGCCTCAGAGATGGCCGGGTTTGGGAACCCGAGCAGCGGGTAGAGCTGAGAGGAGACACAAGGAAAGACTAAAACACAATACTGACAGTGTATCTGACTATAATGTCAGGGTTAGGGTAAGTTCAAGGAAATTAATGAAAGTGCATGTAATGCGTACCAGGTACTGGTTGTTCTTGAACAGCTCCTTCCCGCTCACTGAGCGGAGATCATCGATCTTCAGACCAGATTTCTGTTCCACCACGTGGTCCTCCACATTGTTAGTCCTGAACACacagatgtaaacaaatatGAACATGTTTATACACACATATAGACATACAGGCTAatcatatgcacacacacacacacacacacacaatatgtatgtatatatttttaacaatttaaatTCACATCATGCAGGTTTAACTTTCTGCCACCAGAGGGCCCCAAAGTGTCACCAATCACTGCCCGCTAACTCCACAGGAACTGCACACTCACTATGTGACAAAGCTCAACATGATTCAGCTATATATCAAATAATTAGTTTGATGTAATAAGTTTTCATTTGTAGAAACATTTCAATCAATGTCAGTTTCAGAATGCTCTCAAGGTCCATCTTCGAAGACCACTGAGAAGAACCACCAAAACATCTGCAAGGGACCTTCTCAGGGTTCCTTGTTCCTTATGTTCCCAATGTTCCTTAAGGACCACTAATAATCTGCCAGGACCATTTAAACATCTCTCAGAATTCAGTGAACATTTTGAAAGACCTCTGGACCCTCCTCAAGAACCTTCTCATGGGACTAGGAACCATCTTAAGGGCTTTTTGATCATCTTCCAGAACCACTGGAATACCATTGACTCAAGGAACCTCCTAGGCCAACAGGAACCCACCTAGATACGCCCAAGGTCCCTTTAGAGTCTTATCAAGAAGATTTTTGAGGATCTCTGGAACCACTAATGACCCCTGGTAGCTCTTTATGGCTCCACGTGAACTTCTTGAAGTAGCACTCCAACACCTTCAAGGTCTCAGCAAATCCCATGaaggacatttaaaaacctTCACAAAGGGTCCTGGAAACTTTTCAGTGCCCTCAAAAACTTCCTCAGTGACCGTTACAACCCAAGCACTGACTCCTTGGAAGTCATTCAGTGACCCAGTGTAACATCATCAAGAAGCAACATCAACCCTTGAATCGCGTTGAGACCACATAGATCTACCTTAAGAAAATCTAAAACCACTTCAAGGACCACTGTAATATTTTCAAGGTCTCAGGCAATCTTCTAAATGACCTCCAGATACTTAAGCTCTCTAAAACCATATGAATCATTACTATCCTTACTTACATCATTACTAAGCCATCGAACATTATCAATGATTTTAGAAACCACTAATCCACAATTGGCGCCAGAGAACCTCTTCAAGGACCACTGAAATTACTTCCAGGAGTCCAGGGACCTTTTCAAGGACCGGGAGCAGTTCTAGTAATGGTACTCACCACTCCACTTTGAGATTGATGTAGGTAAGCAGTTGTCGTTTTCCTTTACAGGTTTCACACTCCTTCGATCCCTGGGCATTACAGTCtgtacacctacacacacaaacagtcaaaacacacacacacacgcacacacacacacacacacacacacacacacacacacacacacacacacacacacacacacacacacacacacacacagttagagTTAGACATGTGACACACATGCCTCACATTCCTGTATGATCTGATACAAATGTACTGACTGAcgctgtttttcatgttgtacTTTTTTCAAGTTATTGATACATTTTTAGATAACAGTCATAGATTCACTCCATCTTGAATTAGAGATCTACTAAGTAATGTTTGGACTTTAAagtattaaaatgtgtttaggGAGTTTGAAGTTCTGACAACAGAACTCAACTTTGGGACACTTGACAGTCTCAGTCCTTGAACGCATCATACTCAATGTATGTTTTAAAGGCACGGCATCTTtaattgaaacaaaacaaaagacacaagtagtgtgggatcatgggagttattgtcttcactgttaaacaaaataaactcactgTTTACAGGTCAATCTCCTGTAATTGTGAAAACCTGGATAGTTCAACCTTTTCATGCTTCTAAAAtctctttaaaaaagaagaCTCTAAAAAGGGAACGTCGCTCGAGGACGTTGTTGGAGTTGGATGAAAAGTCCAACAAGTCAAAAAGGTTGTGAGCTGCTGCCCCGCCCCCCTTCAGGACCTTTCTTTGCCTTTAGCATCACAGCGATTGCAGCTCTCATTGTCTTTCGTCCCGGAGCCGTTACACACCCAGCAGTCTTtctacaaagacacacacacacacacacacacacacacacacacacacacacacacgcacacacacacacacacacacacacaagtattAACATGGCGAATTTCATTGTCAATCCATATTAAATTAGTTCTGTTCTCTttattaaaatacatatttcactttGTACCATCAAACGTTTACTTTCTTAGACGTAGTTGCTGTTTTATGTAAACCACAATTACAATGGAGTTTATTATTACTGATTGATTAGTTGACTAATAGACAGTCTTCTCACCTCATATCCATTTCCATGGCATGTCTCGCACTGCATCATGCCTGTGGCGTGGCAGCTGT
It includes:
- the LOC115583952 gene encoding protein SSUH2 homolog — encoded protein: MNSAAMYPPPSAPAANMFGNVPGYEGTMAGGGGYLPPPMPAEPVAPPQPGPVPDDWSIPSLSEDVARDAFKSFASSNCCWSKAPAEDGVITSMEPFNTYRYRLETFTESRSTEWAHKPHEGELADFYTQTAPRPWEVSATAPSLFTNHKEEIRVPYTSSIKECHSCHATGMMQCETCHGNGYEKDCWVCNGSGTKDNESCNRCDAKGKERCTDCNAQGSKECETCKGKRQLLTYINLKVEWTNNVEDHVVEQKSGLKIDDLRSVSGKELFKNNQYLLYPLLGFPNPAISEASERLVREHQSKYAQNSRILQQRQRVELIPITKVNYKWKSNSHVYYVFGNENQVSADDYPATCCCVIM